From bacterium, a single genomic window includes:
- the ftsY gene encoding signal recognition particle-docking protein FtsY, which yields MPDFASRALTPRGRTAIISAALGLFDLFRKRRKEAAAPDGAVSARASLDAARRLAAENPGDASALTKLAIELKNAAADLCEPGGGEQASESHESERAALLAESLECFRKVAELVPNDPLAHFNLAVALEESGDIGGGIASLRRCVELDPEDALAFNHLGAVYLQAGDLARAEESLRRACELNPESAVAAHNLGVALKKLGRGRDAEHYLKRATELDPSLTQAAAELAEIRERAAAEPESGLFIKGLNRTKVKFLEWFKPFTGRDMEAGGEFYDGLFEQLVLADVSGELASELVEFVRTKAAEEGTTRASRAVEILKSRLVSILEDTEAIEPFTPGRLNVVMLVGVNGVGKTTVLAKIARLLRERGLSVLIAAADTFRAAAVDQLRIWAERTGTPMVAGQAGADPAAVVFDAAKAASARKVDVLLIDTAGRLQTKKNLMAELQKIERTIAKNAPDANVHHLLCIDANTGQNAVSQVELFKSVCRVRGLIINKLDGTARGGAILEIVRRHRLPVLFIGVGEKVTDLAEFDAREFVKGWFAEGGE from the coding sequence ATGCCGGATTTCGCCAGCCGCGCGTTGACACCGCGAGGCCGGACGGCCATAATCTCCGCCGCTTTGGGGCTTTTCGATCTTTTCAGGAAGCGCAGGAAGGAAGCGGCGGCGCCGGACGGCGCGGTATCCGCGCGGGCGTCGCTTGACGCGGCGCGCAGGCTGGCGGCGGAGAATCCCGGCGATGCGTCCGCGCTGACGAAGCTAGCGATAGAGCTAAAGAACGCCGCGGCGGATTTGTGTGAGCCGGGAGGCGGGGAGCAAGCTTCGGAATCGCATGAATCCGAACGCGCGGCGCTGCTTGCGGAGTCGCTGGAATGTTTCCGCAAGGTGGCCGAGCTTGTCCCGAACGACCCGCTTGCGCATTTCAACCTGGCGGTCGCGCTTGAGGAGTCCGGTGACATTGGGGGGGGCATAGCATCGTTGCGCCGGTGCGTCGAGCTCGATCCGGAGGACGCGCTGGCGTTCAACCATCTGGGGGCGGTTTATCTGCAGGCGGGCGATTTGGCTCGGGCCGAGGAATCGCTGCGCCGGGCGTGCGAGCTGAATCCCGAAAGCGCCGTCGCCGCGCACAACCTGGGCGTCGCGCTCAAAAAGCTGGGCCGCGGGCGGGACGCGGAGCATTACCTGAAGCGGGCGACCGAGCTGGACCCGTCGCTCACGCAGGCCGCGGCGGAGCTTGCCGAAATCCGCGAGCGGGCGGCCGCGGAGCCGGAATCGGGGCTGTTTATCAAAGGCCTCAACCGCACGAAGGTGAAGTTCCTAGAATGGTTCAAGCCTTTCACCGGGCGCGACATGGAAGCGGGGGGGGAGTTCTATGACGGGCTGTTCGAGCAGCTCGTTCTCGCGGACGTGTCGGGCGAGCTTGCATCCGAGCTTGTGGAATTCGTCAGGACGAAAGCAGCGGAGGAGGGAACGACGCGCGCATCGAGGGCGGTCGAAATCCTCAAGTCCAGACTCGTTTCGATACTGGAAGACACCGAGGCGATCGAGCCGTTTACGCCGGGACGCTTGAACGTCGTGATGCTCGTCGGGGTCAACGGCGTCGGCAAGACGACGGTGCTTGCAAAGATCGCGCGGCTTTTGAGGGAGAGGGGGCTGTCCGTGCTGATTGCCGCCGCGGACACGTTCCGCGCCGCGGCCGTTGACCAGCTTCGCATCTGGGCTGAGCGCACCGGAACGCCGATGGTTGCGGGACAGGCGGGTGCGGACCCCGCGGCGGTAGTGTTCGATGCTGCGAAGGCGGCGTCCGCGAGAAAAGTCGACGTGCTTTTGATAGACACCGCCGGGCGGCTTCAGACGAAGAAAAATCTGATGGCCGAGCTCCAGAAAATCGAACGCACTATCGCAAAAAACGCGCCCGACGCCAACGTGCATCATCTGCTTTGTATCGACGCGAACACCGGCCAGAACGCGGTGAGTCAGGTCGAGCTATTCAAGAGCGTGTGCCGGGTGCGGGGATTGATAATCAACAAGCTCGACGGCACGGCGCGGGGGGGGGCGATACTCGAAATCGTGCGCCGCCACAGGCTGCCGGTGCTGTTCATCGGCGTAGGCGAAAAGGTGACCGACCTGGCGGAATTCGACGCGCGGGAATTCGTGAAGGGCTGGTTCGCGGAGGGGGGGGAGTGA
- a CDS encoding PKD domain-containing protein has protein sequence MEYKPSSGCLPPFLFAFIVFILAVAFCALALASCGKGGRLSGPERLDASAPAATSEASLNVSPALQVPVAAAPKSEDIDAIVARIRGLRAPEGANPATFDRLKNELADSILTLARELNLSKITSAAPPGDSGRVTDLAYDPETGMLSWTYVNTGDYDANGEVGVTDITPIALHYLADMSDGENDFIESWTDGDKNGEIGVGDITPIALNYMHRVEWYYVLISPTPDGPWDAVGVLRFPDFNFDSEFKIHFPLPEGTTGFAAVYPMDEVGNLGEWSAPLEIPVPENQPPVPVLRATPSQGTAPLSVELDASESSDPDGMIVKFEWDLYGTGEFEVIGDSTSWYADAVYTEIGGVRPAVRVTDDRGGTAVASAMVAVNPAGNKPPVADFGWSPQSPPVKGDVTFDASASFDADGSIVLYQWDFDGDKKMDLNTAEPIATHYYDKSSDNSEEVTLVVTDNRGALAIKERWLVFNKFPVARFDVKSRVRVEEEVEFDASDSYDEDGSIELYEWDFDGDGVYDEGPNAWPTAIHSYSEPGEYPSRLRVTDNKGAQAVSYSHDIIVAYNHLPYISLSTTLARGESPLSVSFDLAAGDYDGTVVAVQWDWENDGIFDLETGPDIELDHEYILEGDFDTLIRAVDNDAAYTERLVGIEVVDEWTRYVVASTGDVGKYASSCVLNGAPAVAYVDSTAGRLKFTTALNKDGTSWRVPAAIDMPGDASTFTSIGIVAGVASVAYCTATSGLKFVQAFNWDATMWRSPVAIPNTGTHTQDVSIEEVAGNPAAAYFDAVGRDLVYVRALDAIGSSWGEPMKLDTQYTAGEYASMKIVGGNPAIAYFGSTNAQPRYIRAMDSTGSAWNPPINVFDDWSTGGYSSHLAIISGRPAIGYLGMFGNNRYIRADDDLGESWNGSGFDGGDGSLGTNYGYTSLLDVGGAPWMAHSQMLGGYNLTLLRALDADGSVWDENLLLAGGQAEAKYISMISVAGEPGIVYYEESTGDLIYLDWNG, from the coding sequence ATGGAATACAAGCCATCCAGCGGATGCCTTCCGCCGTTTCTGTTCGCATTCATCGTTTTCATTCTCGCTGTCGCGTTCTGCGCGCTTGCGCTTGCATCTTGCGGAAAAGGCGGCCGGCTGAGCGGCCCGGAGCGCCTGGATGCGTCCGCACCGGCGGCAACGTCCGAAGCTTCACTGAATGTTTCGCCTGCATTGCAGGTGCCGGTCGCGGCCGCACCCAAATCCGAGGACATCGACGCGATCGTCGCGCGCATCCGCGGGCTGCGCGCGCCGGAGGGTGCGAATCCCGCGACGTTCGACCGGCTCAAGAACGAGCTGGCGGATTCAATTCTGACGCTCGCCAGAGAGTTGAACCTTTCCAAGATAACTTCCGCCGCGCCTCCGGGCGACAGCGGCAGGGTGACCGACCTCGCGTACGATCCCGAAACGGGGATGCTCTCTTGGACTTACGTGAATACCGGCGACTACGACGCGAACGGCGAGGTGGGGGTGACCGACATCACGCCCATCGCGCTGCACTACCTGGCGGACATGTCCGACGGAGAGAACGACTTCATCGAGTCCTGGACGGACGGCGACAAGAACGGCGAAATTGGCGTGGGCGACATCACTCCGATTGCGTTGAATTACATGCACAGGGTGGAGTGGTATTACGTTTTAATTTCTCCGACGCCGGACGGCCCATGGGATGCGGTCGGCGTACTCCGTTTTCCCGATTTCAATTTCGATTCCGAATTCAAGATCCACTTTCCGCTTCCGGAGGGAACTACGGGATTCGCGGCGGTTTATCCGATGGACGAAGTCGGAAACCTTGGGGAATGGAGCGCTCCTCTGGAGATTCCCGTTCCCGAAAACCAGCCGCCGGTTCCGGTGCTTCGGGCGACGCCGAGCCAGGGGACGGCTCCTCTGTCGGTTGAACTGGATGCAAGCGAAAGCAGCGATCCCGACGGAATGATTGTCAAGTTCGAATGGGATCTGTATGGTACTGGGGAATTCGAGGTTATCGGCGACTCCACGTCATGGTACGCCGACGCGGTTTACACCGAAATCGGCGGAGTGCGGCCGGCCGTTCGCGTGACGGATGATCGCGGCGGCACCGCCGTCGCATCCGCGATGGTCGCGGTCAATCCGGCGGGCAACAAACCTCCGGTTGCGGACTTCGGTTGGTCGCCGCAATCACCTCCCGTGAAAGGAGATGTTACTTTCGACGCATCCGCAAGTTTCGATGCGGACGGTTCCATCGTTCTTTACCAGTGGGATTTCGACGGCGACAAAAAGATGGATTTGAACACGGCCGAGCCGATCGCGACGCATTACTACGACAAAAGCTCGGATAACTCCGAGGAAGTAACCTTGGTGGTCACCGACAACCGGGGAGCGCTGGCAATTAAGGAACGCTGGCTTGTGTTCAACAAGTTTCCGGTTGCGCGGTTCGATGTCAAATCCCGCGTACGGGTCGAGGAGGAAGTCGAATTCGACGCGTCCGACAGTTATGACGAGGACGGCTCGATCGAGCTTTACGAATGGGATTTTGACGGTGACGGAGTTTACGACGAAGGGCCGAACGCCTGGCCGACGGCAATCCATTCGTATTCAGAACCGGGCGAATATCCGTCCCGGCTGCGCGTGACCGACAACAAGGGCGCGCAGGCAGTATCTTACTCGCATGATATAATCGTTGCGTACAACCATTTGCCTTACATAAGTCTCAGTACAACGCTTGCGCGCGGCGAATCGCCTCTTTCGGTCAGCTTCGATTTGGCTGCCGGGGATTACGACGGAACCGTGGTCGCGGTCCAGTGGGACTGGGAGAACGACGGAATTTTCGATCTCGAGACCGGACCGGACATCGAGCTTGACCACGAATACATTCTTGAGGGAGATTTCGATACGCTTATCCGCGCCGTGGACAACGACGCGGCGTACACCGAAAGACTTGTCGGCATCGAAGTAGTGGACGAATGGACCAGATATGTCGTGGCGAGCACGGGCGACGTCGGCAAATACGCGTCGTCCTGCGTTCTTAACGGCGCTCCGGCGGTGGCATATGTGGATTCCACCGCGGGCAGGTTGAAATTTACAACTGCACTTAACAAGGACGGTACTTCCTGGCGCGTGCCTGCCGCAATCGACATGCCAGGGGACGCGTCCACGTTCACGTCCATCGGCATCGTAGCCGGCGTCGCGAGCGTTGCGTATTGCACGGCAACAAGCGGCCTGAAATTCGTCCAGGCGTTCAACTGGGATGCGACCATGTGGAGGTCGCCCGTTGCGATACCGAATACCGGCACTCACACGCAGGATGTTTCGATTGAGGAAGTCGCGGGAAATCCCGCGGCGGCTTATTTCGACGCGGTCGGGCGCGATCTGGTTTACGTTCGCGCGCTGGACGCCATTGGAAGCTCCTGGGGCGAGCCGATGAAGCTCGACACTCAATACACCGCGGGCGAGTATGCATCGATGAAAATCGTTGGCGGCAACCCGGCGATTGCATATTTCGGCTCGACCAACGCGCAGCCTCGTTACATCCGCGCAATGGATTCGACCGGAAGCGCATGGAATCCGCCGATAAACGTCTTTGATGATTGGTCTACCGGCGGGTACAGCTCCCATCTGGCGATTATTTCGGGGCGTCCGGCAATCGGTTACCTTGGGATGTTCGGAAACAATCGCTACATCCGCGCAGACGACGACCTGGGCGAAAGCTGGAACGGCTCGGGATTCGACGGCGGAGACGGATCGCTTGGAACCAACTATGGGTATACTTCGCTCTTGGACGTAGGCGGCGCGCCTTGGATGGCGCACTCGCAGATGCTTGGCGGCTACAACCTCACGCTTCTTCGCGCGCTGGATGCGGACGGCAGCGTATGGGACGAAAACCTGCTGCTTGCGGGCGGACAGGCCGAGGCGAAATACATAAGCATGATTTCGGTTGCCGGAGAACCGGGAATAGTGTATTACGAGGAATCCACCGGCGACCTGATTTACCTGGACTGGAACGGGTAG
- the rpmA gene encoding 50S ribosomal protein L27 yields the protein MAHKKGLGSSKNGRDSQSQRLGVKLYAGQKAVAGNILVRQRGSEIHPGPGVGMGKDFTLFALTDGKIGYRIHCGKRIAFIDQE from the coding sequence ATGGCGCATAAAAAGGGACTAGGAAGCTCGAAAAACGGACGCGATTCGCAGTCGCAGCGGCTCGGCGTCAAGCTTTACGCCGGCCAGAAGGCGGTCGCGGGCAACATCCTCGTTCGCCAGCGGGGAAGCGAAATCCACCCCGGACCGGGCGTGGGGATGGGCAAGGACTTCACGCTGTTCGCTCTGACCGACGGCAAGATCGGCTACCGCATCCACTGCGGAAAGCGCATCGCGTTCATAGACCAGGAATAG
- the rplU gene encoding 50S ribosomal protein L21, whose protein sequence is MFAVLELSGKQFMVEEGTVVRTFALDHEPGQSFTCDKVLLVKNGGEAKIGKPYVDGAKVTFEVLRHAKGKKITVFKFTPKENYKRTHGHRDHLTYIKCTGIEG, encoded by the coding sequence ATGTTCGCGGTGCTTGAGCTTTCGGGTAAGCAGTTCATGGTCGAGGAAGGCACGGTCGTGCGCACGTTCGCGCTGGACCACGAGCCCGGCCAGTCGTTCACCTGCGACAAGGTGCTGCTCGTCAAGAACGGCGGCGAGGCGAAGATCGGCAAGCCCTATGTGGACGGCGCGAAGGTCACTTTCGAGGTCCTGCGCCACGCGAAGGGCAAGAAGATAACCGTCTTCAAGTTCACGCCGAAGGAAAACTACAAGCGCACCCACGGCCACCGCGACCATCTTACATACATCAAGTGCACCGGTATCGAGGGTTAG
- a CDS encoding DUF4926 domain-containing protein translates to MAAKIELLSVIALEKGISARGLRKGRQGTIVEFLKDGHYEVEFSDRRGRTKALVPLSAEDFSVVWTPSCNFVQRPKQSGPASKRAAAVRARSASGVGIAASQSRLESAPKGK, encoded by the coding sequence ATGGCTGCAAAAATCGAACTTCTTTCCGTGATAGCCCTTGAGAAGGGGATATCCGCGCGCGGATTGAGAAAAGGCAGGCAAGGAACCATCGTGGAGTTCCTCAAGGACGGCCATTACGAAGTGGAGTTTTCGGACAGGCGGGGCCGGACGAAGGCCCTCGTTCCTCTTTCCGCCGAGGATTTCAGCGTTGTCTGGACGCCTTCCTGCAATTTCGTGCAGCGCCCCAAGCAGTCTGGTCCGGCCTCGAAGCGCGCCGCGGCCGTCCGCGCCCGGAGTGCGTCTGGCGTTGGAATCGCGGCATCGCAGTCCCGGCTTGAGTCTGCACCGAAGGGGAAGTAG
- a CDS encoding transketolase family protein: MARPPPQARRGRSNAQRTRFRRNARRGARILRGGEVQVSNVATATSTSLVGAPIEAIYKKGEAVLTREAYGRTLVELGKVNPRIVVLDADLAESTLTKYFRDDPATKRRFFETGIAEQNMMNVAAGLSLMGFIPYLSSYAQFLASRSLDQLRNTVDYTNCNVRVAAAHGGISVGQDGPSHQSMEDLSNTCALVNMTVIVPCDYYETIKVVRWTADYVGPVYFRMGREKVPITTSPEDPWAHGKASVIREGTDGTIIACGYMVHKAERAADLLAEEGIHPRVLNMSTLKPIDEDAILAAAAETGAITTAEEHNVWGGLGSIVARTVVQSDHRVPMRIVGIPNMYLSSGPPEDMIKIANLTPENIAAKHKEAVGAAKV; encoded by the coding sequence ATGGCACGGCCGCCCCCCCAAGCGCGACGAGGCCGCTCAAATGCTCAAAGAACTCGGTTTCGACGAAACGCCCGAAGAGGCGCTCGCATCCTACGGGGAGGTGAGGTTCAAGTGAGCAATGTCGCAACCGCAACCTCCACAAGCCTGGTCGGCGCGCCGATCGAGGCAATCTACAAGAAAGGCGAGGCCGTTCTCACACGAGAAGCTTACGGGCGCACGCTCGTGGAACTCGGCAAGGTCAACCCTCGCATCGTCGTCCTTGACGCAGACCTCGCGGAAAGCACACTGACAAAATACTTCCGCGACGATCCGGCGACGAAGCGCAGGTTTTTCGAGACGGGAATAGCCGAGCAGAATATGATGAACGTCGCGGCGGGGCTGTCGCTGATGGGTTTCATCCCATACTTATCCAGCTACGCACAGTTCCTCGCATCCCGTTCGCTCGACCAGCTTCGCAACACGGTTGATTACACCAACTGCAACGTCCGCGTCGCGGCCGCGCACGGCGGAATCTCCGTCGGCCAGGACGGCCCCTCGCACCAGTCCATGGAAGACCTTTCCAACACCTGCGCGCTGGTCAATATGACTGTCATCGTACCGTGCGACTATTACGAAACGATAAAGGTCGTGCGCTGGACGGCGGACTACGTCGGCCCGGTTTATTTCCGGATGGGGCGGGAGAAGGTGCCCATTACGACATCGCCGGAAGATCCTTGGGCGCACGGAAAAGCCAGCGTGATTCGCGAGGGCACGGACGGAACGATCATCGCCTGCGGATACATGGTGCACAAGGCCGAGCGCGCGGCCGACCTGCTTGCGGAGGAAGGCATCCATCCCCGCGTGCTTAACATGAGCACGCTCAAGCCGATTGACGAGGACGCGATACTCGCCGCCGCCGCCGAGACCGGCGCGATTACGACCGCCGAGGAGCACAACGTATGGGGCGGGCTGGGTAGCATCGTCGCCCGCACCGTCGTCCAGAGCGACCACCGCGTCCCGATGCGAATAGTGGGGATACCGAATATGTATTTGTCCAGCGGCCCGCCGGAGGATATGATCAAAATCGCCAATCTGACGCCGGAAAACATCGCCGCGAAGCACAAGGAAGCGGTGGGGGCGGCAAAGGTATAG